In one window of Janthinobacterium sp. 1_2014MBL_MicDiv DNA:
- a CDS encoding RHS repeat-associated core domain-containing protein produces the protein MFFVKKIITSLMHLCLALFLLLAMPTLHAAPPEREPIDGAQFISQSVPLSMVSGQSYPVSITMSNTGQTTWNNTYRLVSINPADNTTWRTYTVDVNADVARRAQYTFTFHVTAPQIPGDYHFQWQMQGDRSFGGPSPDLVIHVTPSQNTHPDFTNPPSRSEAGVLLTVVSMMLDDDTPEVTPPTTPPLPPNPDGSPVWIGNLAQLSNADTGALPGTMGVGNGAATYNLPIALPPGVAGVQPSLSLSYSSTDTGGVAGLGWSVAGVSSIDRCGRSFAINNTTDVARFLPADRLCLDGQQLILINGNHDNDSDYWRDSAEYRTEIDTFSRIRATLANGHRSFTVETKTGQTLTYGDRADTYLLGQGRSDGLAHRWWLSGSTDRSGNTIGYWYNLDAASGESRLAQIRWGGNTRSGQAMFVKAELQYEARPDAQVAYVSGSHFDARLRLKSIVTSTETQADGSGGTSALRYNLAYELSASSGRSLLKSVQACDAGGVCLPATKFDWGKKDPRAPRAFVSLGGVRQGPNLMAMGSDAAWFSNSPQGMLAFGDFNGDGKTDIMERYRVAANGYQQRLFLSNADGNGWTVSTPMDSISGHVMETGDFDGDGQLDLLVADQPLGQYRISNWRLCHSRLSTGGGFVCSTTLSFPADAFNTSLPPKPSRMVSDFNGDNRDDLMLSAGDVFGDRKYKCLSTGSAFDCRAVDGTNEDMLLGDSLNEGRVGAHPNADMDGDGRTEQIMVNRCVFELIDPLMNPPKKTWVCPQAGVSAYTRSAVGTHKYSSDWFPITALSPTRVLEPATSGVLTSDLNADGLTDMVFGAALLKNNSEFISTNGYVCYSKGSGAGGDCRVLPASGTAYSHEVMTLGDFDGDGVVDVLRPAHDTRNTTNISAYQLCHVGADASTHTCEAWTGPTFYTPSGFTNDTPPPANTYLIKVESQFLGDFNGDGKQDIVSYLGGSSWEISGAADQAMPGQAIDKLVSATNGHGFVEKVDYATVNDGTVYQDVAYDVGGQPILPAYPIKRAPVTRQLVKALSRSNGQGGWLTSRYRYAGNANDGAGRGNLGFARQDVTNAQSGHVTTTWYRQDFPYNGMISASQTTQYAQVAPVAPANILSDMRQTLSQYTVTQPNNKITRHPYVQTSNVLRRDLDQSDMGSVTTTNEVGAYGNVLATTVIATVPGGETFTSKIENTYDSNETTWRLADLKKTTDTRTSPTATVTRTKAYTYDAQGLLLTETQQQDDAALKLMTSYDRLSNLSGLVNKITQSWFDPASNTAQTRMVSDVDYDTRRRFPVSKKNALGQVETYPAYDATSGALKQRIDMNGLVYNQTVDGFGRKRVETAPDGNETRSYEKACDASCPAGAVAIAITDYMKSGLRIALPKLVYSDSAGHVLRTQSWDFDGTAVVADSRYDARGRLAETYWPRAISAAQVSASQLAYDELDRVTRTVTRSDAGQELTATTEYQGLRSIVTNAKGQRKSDTRNMQDKLASSVDALGGTTTYAYDGYGNLLQTRDPAGNLVTVSYDALGRRIALNDPDLGKIAYGVDPLGQVWKQVSPLQSAAGTATTLRYDALGRMVQRSEPDLISYWVYDVPPGQSNCAALKSCGQLAQAYTTDLTGKVDYLRQHSFDALGRPASTTIRLDQLYTATTGYDAWGRLLTQSYQRGSDTAKVFTQRYNERGYVSGIARGPLLLWQATAQDAANRVTSATLGNGLKITREYNPYTGYLSFGTVNNAQSQAQLSESYNYDALGNVKQRAQYWPGTGLVGFTEDFSYDGLNRLITATVAGQPMQSFRYDGIGNLLSKTGVGTGDYVYAPAGGRLPHAVKSIPGIGTLDYDLNGNLLAGAGRALSWTSFDMPRSISKGSENSIFMYGPEHQRARQERNDGTTTYYAGAMEVEVKGGAATVKTYWPMGLGVEIDKPAGATTLNWTHLDRLGSVVAISDAAGTVKEQLAYDSWGKRRTVTGDAIPDSLDGVTDNRGFTGHEMLDKLDLVHMNGRIYDPLLARFMSADPLIQDPMHSQSYNRYTYVWNNPTNLTDPTGFAAKSASGNETENIADRLMRENAERCEKAGGNCSLVGDRGNAKASSSKENTSNEGADKVTANTTPSKQPHTVWEDAKEALLINDIQRVYVTTKKLVTDTVNYVGGDDKEKQAAGSSFRANWQEYVGLGMMLITRGRSSETAGSLAKPGTYRPARALPRDAHGNPMSDSVLPHTQLGTATSRRAGEYTQAREWGYDEKGNLVPIRDIDFTDHGRPQNHTNPHQHDYVPNPTGGTPQHGLAKPMEWP, from the coding sequence GTGTTTTTTGTTAAAAAGATCATTACTTCCCTGATGCACTTGTGTCTGGCGTTATTCCTCCTGTTGGCCATGCCCACCTTGCATGCTGCTCCTCCCGAACGGGAACCCATCGACGGGGCGCAGTTCATTTCGCAAAGCGTGCCATTGTCGATGGTCAGCGGACAAAGCTATCCCGTGTCGATCACGATGAGCAATACGGGCCAGACCACGTGGAACAATACCTATCGGCTCGTTTCCATCAATCCCGCAGACAATACAACGTGGCGAACGTATACGGTGGACGTCAATGCCGACGTTGCCCGGCGGGCTCAGTACACATTTACCTTTCATGTCACCGCCCCTCAAATTCCGGGCGACTATCATTTTCAATGGCAAATGCAGGGCGATCGGTCTTTTGGCGGGCCATCACCCGATCTGGTGATCCATGTGACACCGTCGCAAAATACGCATCCGGACTTCACGAACCCACCCAGTCGAAGCGAGGCGGGAGTACTCCTGACCGTGGTCAGTATGATGCTGGATGACGATACGCCGGAAGTGACGCCACCAACAACCCCTCCCTTGCCACCGAATCCCGACGGCTCGCCGGTCTGGATTGGCAATCTGGCACAACTCAGTAACGCCGATACCGGCGCTCTGCCGGGCACCATGGGCGTCGGCAATGGCGCGGCCACTTACAACCTGCCGATCGCATTGCCGCCTGGCGTAGCAGGCGTACAGCCGAGCTTGAGCCTCAGTTACAGCAGCACCGACACTGGCGGCGTCGCGGGCCTGGGCTGGAGCGTGGCGGGCGTATCGAGCATCGACCGCTGCGGCCGTAGTTTTGCCATCAACAACACCACCGACGTGGCGCGCTTCCTGCCAGCCGACCGATTATGTCTGGATGGCCAGCAATTGATCCTGATTAATGGCAACCACGATAACGACAGTGATTACTGGCGCGATAGCGCCGAGTATCGTACCGAGATCGACACGTTCAGCCGCATCCGCGCCACCCTCGCAAATGGCCACCGCAGCTTCACGGTGGAGACCAAGACTGGCCAGACATTGACCTACGGCGATCGCGCCGATACCTATTTGCTGGGCCAGGGCCGCAGTGATGGGCTGGCGCACCGCTGGTGGCTGTCGGGCAGCACGGATCGCTCGGGCAACACCATTGGCTATTGGTATAACCTCGATGCGGCAAGCGGCGAAAGCCGCCTGGCCCAGATCCGCTGGGGCGGCAACACGCGCTCCGGCCAGGCGATGTTCGTCAAGGCTGAACTGCAGTACGAAGCCCGCCCCGATGCGCAGGTGGCGTATGTGTCGGGCAGCCATTTCGACGCACGCCTGCGCCTGAAAAGCATCGTCACCAGCACCGAGACGCAAGCTGACGGTAGCGGCGGTACGTCGGCGCTGCGCTACAACCTGGCGTATGAACTCAGTGCCAGCAGCGGGCGCAGCCTGCTCAAGTCGGTGCAAGCCTGCGATGCCGGCGGCGTATGCTTGCCGGCCACGAAGTTTGACTGGGGAAAAAAAGATCCGCGTGCGCCGCGCGCCTTTGTCAGTCTGGGCGGCGTGCGTCAGGGACCGAATTTGATGGCAATGGGCAGCGACGCGGCGTGGTTCAGTAACAGCCCGCAGGGCATGCTGGCGTTCGGCGACTTCAATGGCGACGGCAAGACCGACATCATGGAGCGCTACCGCGTCGCCGCCAACGGCTACCAGCAGCGCCTGTTCCTCTCGAACGCCGATGGCAATGGCTGGACGGTCTCGACGCCGATGGACAGTATCTCCGGTCACGTCATGGAAACCGGCGATTTCGATGGTGACGGCCAGCTCGACTTGCTCGTTGCCGACCAGCCACTCGGCCAGTACCGTATCAGCAACTGGCGCTTATGCCATTCGCGTCTAAGTACCGGTGGCGGCTTTGTCTGCAGTACCACGCTCAGTTTCCCTGCCGATGCCTTCAATACCTCCTTGCCTCCGAAGCCATCGCGCATGGTGAGCGACTTCAATGGCGACAACCGTGATGATCTGATGCTGTCGGCCGGTGATGTGTTTGGTGACAGAAAATACAAATGCCTGTCGACGGGCAGCGCCTTCGACTGCAGAGCGGTAGACGGCACCAATGAGGACATGCTCCTGGGCGACAGCCTGAACGAAGGACGCGTGGGCGCACATCCGAATGCCGACATGGATGGCGACGGACGAACCGAACAGATCATGGTGAACCGCTGTGTGTTTGAACTAATCGATCCTCTTATGAACCCGCCGAAGAAGACGTGGGTGTGCCCGCAGGCGGGCGTCTCTGCGTACACGCGCAGTGCAGTGGGTACGCATAAGTATTCGTCTGACTGGTTCCCCATCACGGCTCTCAGCCCAACTCGCGTGCTGGAGCCGGCAACATCGGGCGTCCTGACCAGCGACTTGAATGCCGATGGGCTGACGGATATGGTGTTTGGTGCGGCACTGCTGAAAAACAATAGTGAATTTATATCGACCAATGGCTACGTCTGCTACTCGAAAGGCAGCGGTGCAGGAGGAGATTGCCGCGTCTTGCCCGCTTCCGGCACCGCTTATTCGCACGAGGTCATGACGCTGGGAGATTTCGATGGCGATGGCGTGGTCGATGTCCTGCGTCCGGCCCATGACACCCGGAACACCACCAATATCTCCGCTTACCAGCTGTGTCATGTGGGAGCCGATGCCAGTACACATACCTGCGAAGCCTGGACAGGGCCGACATTTTATACACCATCCGGCTTCACGAACGATACCCCACCGCCAGCGAACACGTATCTTATCAAGGTGGAGTCGCAATTCCTGGGGGATTTCAACGGCGATGGCAAGCAGGATATTGTCAGCTATCTGGGCGGCAGCAGCTGGGAAATTTCCGGCGCCGCCGACCAGGCCATGCCTGGCCAGGCCATCGATAAGCTGGTCAGCGCCACGAATGGCCACGGATTCGTTGAAAAAGTGGACTATGCCACCGTCAACGATGGCACCGTCTACCAGGACGTAGCCTACGATGTCGGCGGCCAGCCGATCCTGCCGGCGTATCCAATCAAGCGTGCGCCGGTGACGCGCCAATTGGTGAAAGCGCTCAGCCGCAGCAACGGGCAAGGCGGCTGGCTGACCTCGCGCTATCGCTATGCGGGCAATGCCAACGACGGCGCCGGCCGTGGCAACCTCGGTTTTGCACGGCAGGATGTGACGAACGCGCAGAGCGGCCATGTCACGACCACCTGGTACCGCCAGGATTTCCCGTACAACGGCATGATCAGTGCCAGCCAGACCACCCAGTATGCGCAGGTCGCGCCGGTAGCGCCGGCAAATATCCTCAGCGACATGCGCCAGACACTGAGCCAGTACACCGTCACGCAGCCGAACAACAAAATTACCCGCCATCCGTACGTGCAAACGTCAAACGTGTTGCGCCGCGATCTTGATCAGAGCGACATGGGCAGCGTTACCACGACCAATGAGGTCGGGGCCTATGGCAACGTGCTTGCCACGACCGTGATCGCCACGGTGCCAGGCGGCGAGACGTTCACATCGAAAATCGAGAACACGTACGACAGCAATGAGACCACCTGGCGCCTGGCCGACCTGAAGAAAACGACCGACACCCGGACCTCGCCGACCGCAACGGTCACGCGCACCAAGGCGTATACCTATGATGCGCAAGGTTTGCTGCTGACCGAAACGCAGCAACAGGATGATGCCGCACTCAAGCTGATGACGTCCTATGATCGCCTGAGTAACTTGTCCGGTCTGGTCAACAAGATCACGCAAAGCTGGTTCGATCCAGCCAGCAACACCGCGCAAACGCGCATGGTCTCCGACGTCGACTATGACACGCGACGCCGCTTCCCTGTCTCGAAGAAGAATGCGCTGGGACAGGTCGAAACGTACCCGGCATACGATGCCACCAGCGGCGCGCTGAAACAGCGCATCGATATGAACGGCCTGGTATACAACCAGACGGTGGATGGTTTCGGGCGCAAGCGTGTGGAAACCGCACCGGACGGCAACGAGACGCGCAGCTACGAGAAGGCATGCGACGCCAGTTGTCCAGCCGGCGCGGTCGCCATCGCGATCACCGACTACATGAAGAGTGGCCTGCGCATCGCCTTGCCCAAGCTGGTCTACAGCGATAGCGCCGGCCATGTACTGCGCACACAAAGCTGGGATTTCGACGGTACGGCGGTGGTGGCCGACAGTCGTTACGACGCGCGCGGCCGCCTGGCCGAAACGTATTGGCCGCGCGCCATTAGCGCGGCGCAGGTGTCGGCAAGTCAGTTGGCTTACGACGAGCTGGATCGTGTGACGCGTACCGTGACCCGCAGCGATGCTGGCCAGGAATTGACGGCCACGACCGAGTACCAGGGGCTGCGCAGCATAGTGACCAACGCCAAGGGCCAGCGCAAGAGCGACACGCGCAATATGCAGGACAAGCTGGCCAGTAGTGTCGATGCGCTCGGTGGCACCACCACGTACGCCTATGATGGTTACGGCAATCTGCTGCAGACCCGGGATCCGGCGGGTAATCTGGTCACGGTCAGCTACGATGCGCTGGGACGCCGGATCGCACTGAATGACCCTGACTTGGGCAAGATCGCCTATGGCGTTGACCCGCTGGGCCAGGTCTGGAAACAGGTCAGTCCACTGCAGTCGGCCGCCGGAACGGCGACGACGCTGCGCTACGATGCACTGGGCCGCATGGTGCAACGCAGCGAGCCCGATTTGATCAGTTACTGGGTTTATGATGTGCCCCCCGGCCAGAGCAATTGCGCGGCGCTGAAAAGCTGCGGCCAGCTGGCGCAAGCGTATACGACGGACCTCACCGGTAAGGTCGATTATCTTCGCCAGCACAGTTTTGATGCACTGGGCCGGCCAGCCAGCACGACCATCCGCCTGGATCAGCTGTATACCGCCACCACCGGCTATGATGCCTGGGGCCGTCTGCTGACCCAGTCCTACCAGCGCGGCAGTGATACAGCCAAAGTGTTTACGCAGCGCTATAACGAGCGCGGCTATGTGAGCGGTATTGCGCGCGGGCCGTTGCTGCTGTGGCAGGCGACTGCGCAGGATGCCGCGAACCGCGTGACCAGTGCCACGCTGGGCAACGGCTTGAAGATCACCCGCGAATACAACCCGTACACGGGCTACCTGTCGTTCGGCACCGTGAACAATGCGCAGAGCCAGGCACAGCTGAGCGAGTCGTATAACTATGATGCGCTGGGCAATGTAAAGCAGCGCGCGCAATACTGGCCAGGTACTGGTCTCGTGGGCTTCACGGAAGATTTTAGTTACGATGGCCTGAACCGTCTGATCACCGCCACGGTGGCGGGCCAGCCGATGCAAAGTTTCCGCTACGATGGTATCGGTAACCTGCTGTCGAAGACCGGTGTCGGCACGGGCGACTACGTATATGCCCCAGCGGGTGGCCGTCTGCCACATGCGGTCAAGTCCATTCCCGGCATCGGCACGCTCGACTACGACCTCAACGGCAACCTGCTCGCGGGTGCCGGTCGTGCACTCAGCTGGACCAGTTTCGACATGCCGCGCTCGATCAGCAAGGGCAGTGAAAACAGCATCTTCATGTATGGCCCGGAACACCAGCGTGCGCGCCAGGAGCGCAACGATGGCACGACGACGTACTACGCCGGCGCCATGGAAGTGGAGGTCAAGGGCGGCGCGGCGACTGTTAAAACCTACTGGCCGATGGGCCTGGGGGTGGAGATCGACAAGCCAGCAGGGGCCACGACACTGAACTGGACGCATCTGGATCGCCTGGGCAGCGTGGTGGCGATCAGCGATGCGGCCGGTACCGTCAAGGAGCAGCTGGCCTATGACAGCTGGGGCAAGCGCCGCACGGTGACTGGCGACGCCATTCCGGACAGCCTCGATGGCGTGACGGATAACCGCGGCTTTACGGGCCATGAAATGCTCGACAAGCTCGACCTGGTGCACATGAACGGGCGCATCTACGATCCCTTGCTGGCGCGCTTCATGAGCGCCGATCCGCTGATCCAGGATCCGATGCATAGCCAGAGTTACAACCGCTATACTTATGTGTGGAACAACCCGACCAATCTGACGGATCCCACCGGATTTGCGGCAAAAAGTGCATCGGGAAATGAAACTGAGAACATTGCAGACAGACTAATGCGTGAGAACGCGGAGCGATGTGAGAAGGCCGGCGGAAATTGTAGTTTAGTTGGGGATCGTGGCAACGCCAAGGCATCGAGTAGTAAGGAGAATACGAGTAACGAGGGTGCGGATAAGGTAACGGCAAACACGACTCCTAGCAAGCAACCTCATACTGTGTGGGAGGATGCCAAAGAGGCTCTCCTGATCAACGATATTCAGCGTGTATATGTAACGACAAAAAAACTCGTTACTGACACGGTGAATTACGTCGGTGGTGATGACAAAGAGAAGCAAGCGGCGGGTTCAAGCTTTAGGGCAAATTGGCAGGAGTATGTAGGGCTTGGGATGATGCTGATTACCCGAGGTCGATCTAGCGAAACGGCGGGGTCATTAGCGAAACCTGGTACCTATCGTCCGGCACGAGCGCTGCCGCGAGATGCGCATGGTAATCCAATGTCAGACTCGGTGTTGCCGCACACGCAGCTAGGCACAGCGACTAGTCGGCGAGCCGGAGAATATACGCAGGCTAGGGAATGGGGATACGATGAGAAGGGTAACTTGGTTCCCATTCGCGATATAGACTTTACGGATCATGGTCGGCCGCAGAATCATACAAATCCACATCAGCACGATTACGTACCGAACCCAACAGGCGGGACTCCACAACACGGTCTTGCGAAACCAATGGAGTGGCCATGA
- a CDS encoding GspE/PulE family protein, whose translation MHSDSVLSCVPPLNTLLAQARVLARESGLALTTELAALAGCGVADIGAAALAQLDIAYYPQATMLACVPNFSLLSFTDCVKRVIYPLRLADGDSFVVADPWDDHTLQWLANKAGGYPVLAWGDKTDILAALDQAQHCIKASSSLSGGAPEQRSAFEDHAGNVISIETIERSTSPIVRFVDAAIYDAWKAGASDIHFECDRNGVKVKLRLDGVLVPASELTDRVRAEEVISRIKVLAQLDIAERRVPQDGRFRIELGSRELDFRVSIMPSIFGEDAVVRLLDKTQLRGDAHAISLVSLGLDADAIERIRRLAKKPHGMLLVTGPTGSGKTTTLYAALTEIQTGQEKIITIEDPVEYELPGVLQIPVNEKKGLTFSQGLRSILRHDPDKILVGEIRDAETAEIAVQAALTGHLVFTTVHANSVFDVISRFAHMDIDLYSLMSALNGVVAQRLIRSNCPACSEPELVSQELSERLKVTDLNPSQITPARGRGCDHCRNTGYKGRHALAEVLPFDDKLRTLILNRADVTEIKRYAQSLGVRPLNVRALDLVACGATTIEEIDRVVEHD comes from the coding sequence ATGCACAGCGATTCTGTTTTATCCTGCGTGCCGCCGTTAAACACCTTGCTGGCGCAAGCGCGCGTGCTTGCGCGTGAAAGCGGCCTGGCACTGACAACGGAACTTGCTGCCCTGGCGGGGTGCGGGGTGGCTGATATTGGCGCGGCAGCTCTTGCCCAACTGGATATTGCATACTACCCCCAGGCCACCATGCTGGCCTGCGTTCCTAATTTCTCGCTGCTGAGCTTTACAGACTGTGTCAAGCGCGTGATTTATCCACTGCGCCTAGCGGACGGCGATAGTTTCGTGGTGGCAGATCCATGGGATGACCACACGCTGCAATGGCTGGCCAACAAAGCTGGAGGCTACCCTGTGCTGGCGTGGGGCGATAAGACAGATATCTTGGCCGCACTGGACCAGGCTCAGCATTGCATCAAGGCGTCAAGCAGCCTGTCCGGCGGTGCACCCGAACAGCGTAGCGCTTTCGAGGATCATGCAGGCAACGTGATTTCGATTGAAACCATCGAACGCAGCACCAGCCCTATCGTGCGCTTCGTCGATGCCGCTATTTATGATGCCTGGAAAGCTGGTGCCAGCGACATCCATTTCGAGTGCGACCGTAACGGCGTGAAGGTCAAGCTACGTCTCGATGGTGTGTTGGTACCGGCGTCTGAATTGACGGACCGGGTCCGTGCGGAGGAAGTCATCTCGCGCATCAAGGTGCTGGCGCAGCTCGATATCGCCGAACGCCGTGTGCCGCAGGATGGACGTTTCCGTATCGAGCTAGGTTCACGTGAGCTCGATTTTCGGGTCTCCATTATGCCCAGCATTTTTGGCGAAGACGCCGTCGTACGGCTGCTCGACAAAACTCAACTACGTGGAGATGCCCATGCCATTTCACTGGTCAGTCTGGGACTGGACGCCGATGCCATCGAGCGTATCCGTCGCCTGGCCAAGAAACCACATGGCATGCTGCTGGTGACGGGCCCCACTGGCAGTGGCAAGACAACGACGTTATATGCGGCACTGACGGAGATTCAGACCGGGCAGGAAAAAATTATCACTATCGAAGATCCGGTGGAGTATGAATTGCCTGGGGTGTTGCAAATCCCTGTCAACGAAAAAAAGGGCCTGACCTTTTCTCAAGGCTTGCGTTCAATTTTGCGTCACGACCCCGACAAGATACTGGTCGGAGAGATCCGCGACGCGGAAACTGCAGAAATTGCCGTGCAAGCTGCGTTGACCGGTCACCTGGTGTTTACTACGGTGCATGCGAATAGCGTGTTTGACGTGATCAGTCGTTTTGCGCACATGGATATCGATTTGTACAGCCTCATGTCGGCGCTCAATGGCGTGGTAGCTCAGCGCCTAATTCGCTCGAACTGTCCTGCCTGCAGCGAACCGGAGTTGGTCAGCCAGGAATTGAGCGAGCGGTTGAAAGTGACCGATCTGAATCCGAGCCAGATAACCCCGGCACGAGGCCGCGGCTGCGATCACTGCCGCAACACTGGATACAAGGGGCGGCATGCGCTGGCAGAGGTGCTACCGTTCGACGATAAATTACGCACCCTGATACTCAACCGTGCCGACGTCACCGAAATCAAGCGCTATGCGCAATCACTTGGCGTACGACCGCTGAATGTGCGAGCGCTTGATCTAGTGGCATGCGGCGCTACGACCATCGAGGAAATCGACCGGGTGGTGGAACATGATTGA
- a CDS encoding DUF6959 family protein, translated as MSKEVILLSNPSNFAVVQLPERNFPGVVVQGDTLNSLVSSLKEMSLLLEAHDFENLAAGLADMEEQLGDALIKYEKICREREIELPYSPAQ; from the coding sequence ATGTCAAAGGAAGTGATTTTGTTAAGCAATCCTTCGAATTTTGCTGTCGTGCAATTGCCAGAAAGAAATTTTCCTGGTGTAGTCGTACAAGGCGATACGTTGAATTCTTTAGTTTCCAGTTTGAAAGAAATGAGTCTATTGCTAGAGGCACACGATTTCGAGAATCTGGCTGCGGGATTGGCAGATATGGAGGAACAGCTCGGTGATGCACTCATTAAATATGAGAAAATTTGTCGAGAGAGAGAAATTGAACTACCGTACAGCCCTGCTCAATGA